The proteins below come from a single Phocoena sinus isolate mPhoSin1 chromosome 2, mPhoSin1.pri, whole genome shotgun sequence genomic window:
- the LOC116748541 gene encoding LOW QUALITY PROTEIN: myeloid-associated differentiation marker-like (The sequence of the model RefSeq protein was modified relative to this genomic sequence to represent the inferred CDS: substituted 1 base at 1 genomic stop codon) has protein sequence MLVAVTSRTRTTSTXSSAGLGSSTIMGCCLRRLQLLSTCVAFSLGASVGTWKGTIGNWSMFIWCFCFVVTLINLIVELCELEDHFPFSWDNFLITCNCYSALLCLSASIIYPATYIQFLPDSRYRDRTITSTAFSCLAFVAYAMEVAWTRAQPNMITGYMATVPGLLKGLETIVACVIFVFISSPYLYLHQPALVWCVAVYSICFLLSSVALLLNLGKCDNRLPVPFPIFQVVLTLLSVLLYATALVLWPLYQFNQKFGGQPQRSSDVSCSNRLTSLVCTWNQRLAVASLTAINLLIYVTDLVFSVHLDFVSG, from the coding sequence ATGTTGGTGGCAGTGACCAGTAGGACCAGAACGACCAGCACATAATCGTCCGCAGGCCTGGGCTCCTCAACCATTATGGGTTGCTGCCTCCGACGGCTGCAGCTGCTCTCCACCTGCGTGGCCTTCTCCCTGGGAGCCAGCGTGGGCACCTGGAAGGGGACCATAGGTAACTGGTCCATGTTCATCTGGTGCTTCTGCTTCGTCGTGACCCTCATCAACCTCATAGTCGAGTTATGTGAGCTCGAGGATCACTTCCCCTTCTCCTGGGACAACTTTCTCATCACCTGCAACTGCTACTctgccctcctctgcctctcGGCCTCCATCATCTACCCCGCCACCTACATTCAGTTCTTGCCCGATAGCCGCTACCGGGACCGCACTATCACCTCCACTGCATTCTCCTGCCTCGCTTTTGTGGCTTATGCCATGGAAGTGGCCTGGACTAGGGCCCAGCCCAACATGATCACAGGCTATATGGCCACTGTGCCAGGCCTGCTCAAGGGGCTGGAGACCATTGTGGCCTGTGTCATCTTTGTCTTCATCAGCAGCCCCTACCTGTACCTGCACCAGCCGGCCCTCGTGTGGTGCGTGGCCGTGTACTCCATCTGCTTTCTCCTGTCATCTGTGGCCCTTCTGCTGAACCTGGGCAAGTGTGACAACAGGCTGCCCGTCCCCTTCCCCATTTTCCAGGTTGTGCTCACTCTGCTCTCCGTCCTCCTCTACGCCACCGCTCTGGTCCTCTGGCCGCTCTACCAGTTCAACCAGAAGTTCGGCGGCCAGCCCCAGCGGTCCAGCGATGTGAGCTGCAGCAATAGACTCACCTCCTTGGTGTGTACCTGGAACCAACGACTGGCTGTGGCCAGTCTGACAGCCATCAACCTGCTGATTTATGTGACTGACCTGGTGTTCTCGGTCCACCTGGATTTTGTCAGTGGCTGA